The following coding sequences lie in one Mycobacterium sp. DL440 genomic window:
- the hisC gene encoding histidinol-phosphate transaminase, producing MSIRLRPEMADLPAYAPGKTVPGAIKIASNETVHPPLPSVREAILKATENINRYPDNGYLDLREHLAKHLQGGAFAAENISVGCGSVSLCQQLIQITSTVGDEVVFGWRSFEIYPLQIRTAGATGVPVPLRDETHDLDAMLAAITDRTRLIFVCNPNNPTSTVVEPEALARFVAAVPDDILIVLDEAYVEYIRDGLLPDSLGLVRSHRNVVVLRTFSKAYGLAGLRVGYAVADPEIVTALGKVYVPFSATSLSQVAAIACLDAADELLARTDAVVAERIRVSAALRDAGFELPPSQANFVWLPLAERTLDFVARAADNRIIVRPYGEDGVRVTIGAPHENDAFLEFARGWIAGDAGTRTGETK from the coding sequence GTGAGTATCCGTCTGCGCCCCGAAATGGCCGACCTCCCGGCGTACGCACCAGGCAAAACAGTTCCAGGCGCAATCAAGATCGCGAGCAACGAAACCGTGCATCCGCCGCTTCCCAGCGTGCGCGAGGCGATCCTCAAAGCCACCGAGAACATCAACCGCTATCCCGACAACGGATACCTTGACCTGCGCGAACACCTGGCCAAACACTTGCAGGGCGGAGCCTTCGCAGCCGAAAATATTTCCGTGGGCTGCGGTTCGGTGAGCTTGTGCCAGCAGTTGATACAAATCACATCCACGGTCGGCGACGAAGTCGTGTTCGGGTGGCGCAGTTTCGAGATCTATCCGCTGCAGATCCGCACCGCCGGCGCGACGGGCGTCCCGGTGCCGTTGCGTGACGAGACTCACGATCTCGACGCCATGCTCGCGGCCATCACCGACCGCACCCGGCTGATCTTCGTCTGCAACCCGAACAACCCGACCAGCACCGTGGTCGAACCCGAGGCGCTGGCCCGGTTCGTGGCGGCGGTGCCCGACGACATCCTGATCGTGCTCGACGAGGCCTACGTGGAGTACATCCGCGACGGGCTGCTGCCCGACAGCCTCGGCCTGGTCCGGTCGCACCGCAACGTGGTTGTTCTGCGCACCTTCTCGAAGGCCTACGGACTGGCCGGCCTGCGGGTCGGGTACGCCGTGGCCGATCCTGAGATCGTGACCGCGCTGGGCAAGGTCTACGTGCCGTTCAGTGCGACGAGCCTGTCCCAGGTCGCGGCCATCGCCTGCCTGGATGCCGCCGACGAACTCCTGGCCCGCACCGACGCCGTCGTCGCCGAGCGCATCCGCGTCAGCGCGGCCCTGCGTGACGCGGGATTCGAGCTCCCGCCCTCACAGGCCAACTTCGTCTGGTTGCCGTTGGCCGAACGCACGTTGGACTTCGTGGCCAGGGCCGCCGACAACCGCATCATCGTGCGCCCGTACGGTGAGGACGGCGTGCGGGTCACCATCGGGGCCCCACACGAGAACGACGCCTTTCTGGAGTTCGCCCGGGGCTGGATCGCGGGTGACGCCGGGACTCGGACAGGAGAGACCAAGTGA
- a CDS encoding DUF4334 domain-containing protein, with translation MSDARGTFDGFVSREGQIPDAELDAFWALLRPAGVDFMLGEWKGGEFQTGHKANGFMNRLNWFGKTFRSAAEAQPLVCLDADGNKFSNTEAMNGEASLWLEEFRGEVTATMVYDGRPVHDHFKVVDDNTVMGIMNGKGAVDLTSGIGRYLYFYLQRV, from the coding sequence GTGAGCGACGCACGCGGCACGTTCGACGGATTCGTCAGCCGCGAGGGGCAGATCCCCGACGCCGAACTCGACGCGTTCTGGGCGCTGCTACGGCCCGCCGGTGTCGACTTCATGCTCGGCGAGTGGAAGGGCGGCGAGTTCCAGACCGGGCACAAGGCCAACGGATTCATGAACCGGCTCAACTGGTTCGGTAAGACATTCCGCTCGGCCGCCGAGGCCCAGCCGCTCGTCTGCCTGGATGCCGACGGCAACAAGTTCTCCAACACCGAAGCCATGAACGGCGAGGCCAGCCTGTGGCTGGAGGAGTTCCGCGGCGAGGTGACCGCGACCATGGTCTACGACGGCCGCCCCGTGCACGACCACTTCAAGGTGGTCGACGACAACACCGTCATGGGCATCATGAACGGCAAGGGCGCCGTCGACCTCACCTCGGGCATCGGCCGCTACCTGTACTTCTACCTGCAGCGCGTCTAG
- a CDS encoding TIGR03086 family metal-binding protein, with the protein MDELDSAEATLDVLQRVLSGITADDLSRPTPCREFDVSGLTDHLLNSITMIGSAAGAQIPERNPDTPVEEQVVSAARPAVAAWRRRGVDGTVPFGQGEAPAQMMARILSLEFLVHAWDYAAATGQSVDVPDQQPECVLGWARQIITPDGRVRAGFDDPVEIGADAEPLDQLLAFTGRRPVG; encoded by the coding sequence ATGGATGAACTCGATAGTGCCGAGGCCACCCTCGACGTGCTGCAACGCGTGCTGAGCGGTATCACCGCGGACGATCTGTCCCGTCCGACACCTTGCCGCGAATTCGACGTGTCGGGGCTGACGGACCACCTCCTGAACTCCATCACCATGATCGGCTCGGCGGCCGGGGCGCAGATTCCCGAACGCAACCCCGACACTCCGGTGGAGGAGCAGGTAGTCAGCGCGGCGCGGCCGGCGGTGGCGGCATGGCGACGACGCGGGGTCGACGGCACCGTGCCGTTCGGGCAGGGCGAGGCGCCGGCGCAGATGATGGCCCGGATCCTGTCGCTCGAATTCCTGGTGCACGCCTGGGATTACGCCGCGGCCACCGGGCAGTCGGTCGATGTGCCGGATCAGCAGCCGGAGTGTGTCCTGGGGTGGGCGCGCCAGATCATCACCCCGGACGGCCGGGTGCGGGCGGGTTTCGACGACCCGGTCGAGATCGGCGCGGACGCAGAACCGCTGGACCAACTGTTGGCGTTCACCGGCCGCCGGCCGGTGGGCTAG
- a CDS encoding crotonase/enoyl-CoA hydratase family protein, whose product MSDTYESVSVEISDHVAQVTLLGPGKGNAMGPAFWAEMPDVFGTLDADPEVRAIVLTGSGKNFSYGLDLPAMGATMPGLDAGAKARADFHTTLRKMQGAITAVADCRTPTIASIHGWCIGGGVDLISAVDIRYASTDAKFSVRETKLAIVADVGSLARLPLILSDGHLRELVLTGKDVDASHAARIGLVNNVYDDADASLAAAHATANEIAANPPLTVAGVKDVLDQQRTARVAESLRYVAAWNSAFLPSKDLAEAVTAMFQKRPPQFTGE is encoded by the coding sequence ATGTCTGACACGTACGAGTCCGTTTCCGTCGAGATCTCCGATCACGTCGCCCAGGTGACGCTGCTGGGTCCCGGCAAGGGCAACGCGATGGGTCCGGCGTTCTGGGCCGAGATGCCCGACGTGTTCGGCACCCTCGACGCCGACCCCGAGGTGCGCGCGATCGTGCTGACCGGTTCGGGCAAGAACTTCAGCTACGGCCTCGACCTGCCCGCCATGGGCGCGACGATGCCGGGGCTGGACGCCGGCGCGAAGGCCCGTGCCGACTTCCACACCACACTGCGCAAGATGCAGGGCGCCATCACGGCCGTCGCCGACTGCCGCACCCCGACCATCGCCTCGATCCACGGCTGGTGCATCGGCGGCGGCGTCGACCTGATCAGTGCCGTGGACATCCGCTACGCCAGCACCGACGCCAAGTTCTCGGTACGTGAGACCAAGCTGGCCATCGTCGCCGACGTGGGCAGCCTGGCGCGCCTGCCACTGATCCTGTCCGATGGGCATCTGCGCGAGCTGGTTCTGACCGGTAAAGACGTGGACGCATCGCATGCCGCGCGCATCGGTCTGGTCAACAACGTGTACGACGACGCCGACGCCTCGTTGGCGGCCGCGCACGCCACCGCCAACGAGATCGCCGCCAACCCGCCGCTGACCGTCGCCGGGGTCAAGGATGTGCTGGATCAGCAGCGCACCGCCAGGGTGGCCGAGAGCCTCCGGTACGTGGCCGCCTGGAATTCGGCCTTCCTGCCGTCGAAGGATCTGGCCGAGGCGGTCACGGCGATGTTCCAGAAGCGCCCGCCCCAGTTCACCGGGGAATAG
- a CDS encoding NAD(P)-dependent oxidoreductase, giving the protein MRVLVAGATSVPGIPLLRELNARGHEVIGVTRSSGKTAQISAEGAKPVVADVLDAGQIDAVMAEFAPEAVVSLLTTLPKWGPKRPKDFGPATELWSRGAPNLVAAAQRAGVRRVVAESVIFAYGYGAGGPPRIDESDPYPGPPPPHGAEFLEALRGMERTVLGSGDHSGTEGIVLRYGVFYGPGVTHDDLFRSLSKWWALPALTGPGILSWVHIDDVARATADALDKGRGGQIYNIVDDRPQSFGDYVRELNRTLHRPRPVPISHRLVGLLASYPATAFGKAWLPLSNAKAKAELGWTPIPR; this is encoded by the coding sequence ATGCGTGTCCTGGTGGCGGGTGCAACCAGTGTCCCGGGAATCCCATTGCTGCGGGAGCTCAACGCGAGGGGGCATGAGGTGATCGGGGTGACTCGCTCGTCGGGCAAGACCGCCCAGATCTCCGCCGAGGGTGCCAAGCCGGTGGTGGCCGACGTGCTCGACGCCGGCCAGATCGATGCGGTGATGGCTGAATTCGCGCCCGAAGCGGTGGTCAGCCTGCTGACCACGCTGCCGAAGTGGGGGCCGAAGCGCCCCAAGGACTTCGGCCCTGCGACAGAGCTCTGGAGCCGCGGGGCGCCGAATCTGGTGGCCGCGGCCCAGCGGGCCGGTGTGCGTCGAGTGGTCGCGGAATCGGTCATCTTCGCTTACGGTTACGGCGCAGGTGGGCCGCCCCGGATCGACGAGAGCGATCCCTATCCGGGTCCGCCACCGCCGCACGGGGCCGAATTCCTGGAGGCGCTGCGGGGCATGGAACGCACCGTGCTGGGCTCCGGTGACCACAGCGGCACCGAGGGAATCGTGTTGCGCTACGGCGTTTTCTACGGCCCCGGCGTCACCCACGACGACCTGTTCCGAAGCCTGTCCAAGTGGTGGGCGCTACCCGCGCTGACCGGCCCCGGAATCCTGTCCTGGGTGCACATCGACGACGTCGCCCGGGCCACCGCAGACGCCCTCGACAAGGGGCGCGGTGGGCAGATCTACAACATCGTCGACGACCGTCCGCAGTCGTTCGGCGATTACGTCCGGGAACTGAACCGCACGCTGCACCGGCCCCGACCGGTGCCGATCTCGCACCGTCTGGTCGGACTACTGGCCTCGTATCCGGCCACCGCGTTCGGCAAGGCCTGGCTTCCGCTGTCCAACGCGAAGGCCAAGGCCGAGCTCGGCTGGACGCCTATTCCCCGGTGA
- a CDS encoding PLP-dependent aminotransferase family protein, giving the protein MADSGTSSGPELLVELDRASKAPLHRQLADGLRDAIRSGRLAPASRMPSTRVLSADLGVSRRLVVEAYGQLTAEGFLHSSQGGSTRVAAVDAAPSSFGPDRVRPRFDIDFAPGSPDLASFPRQAWLRAMRQGLAEIESSAFGYVAPHGLPAARTAVADYLRRTRGVVADPRRIVLCSGATQAVALLARCLDGPIAVEDPGFWLHRMILRHNGAEPIPIPVDDNGIDVGALAATDATTVLTTPAHQSPTGVVLSAARRTELLEWGQPGRLIIEDDYDAEYRYDRAPVGALQGVAPDRVVYLGSTSKTLAPGLRIGWMVVPTHLIERVRTAKSLADTGSSVMDQIAFSQFLTSGGYDRHLRQMRRRYPARREALLAALSRHLPQAEVLGAAAGVHLTVRFPPGFPIDDLTRRAAELRIRLEPLAPCYSDPSSAQPGLILGYANLTESQIATGVEMLGEAAH; this is encoded by the coding sequence ATGGCAGATTCGGGTACCAGTTCCGGGCCGGAGCTGCTGGTCGAACTGGACCGGGCCAGCAAGGCACCGTTGCACCGTCAGCTCGCCGACGGACTGCGCGACGCCATCCGTTCCGGTCGGTTGGCCCCGGCGTCGCGGATGCCGTCCACCCGCGTGCTGTCGGCCGACCTCGGAGTGTCGAGACGGCTCGTGGTCGAGGCCTACGGGCAACTGACGGCAGAGGGATTCCTGCACAGCAGCCAGGGCGGCAGCACCCGGGTCGCGGCCGTCGACGCCGCCCCCTCCAGCTTCGGCCCCGACCGCGTCCGTCCCCGCTTCGACATCGACTTCGCCCCAGGCTCACCGGATCTCGCCAGCTTCCCGCGTCAGGCCTGGCTACGGGCCATGCGCCAGGGCCTGGCCGAGATCGAATCCAGCGCATTCGGCTACGTGGCACCCCACGGACTGCCGGCCGCCCGGACCGCGGTGGCCGACTACCTGCGCCGTACCCGGGGGGTGGTCGCCGACCCACGCCGCATCGTGTTGTGCTCGGGCGCAACACAAGCCGTCGCGCTGCTCGCCCGATGCCTGGACGGGCCGATCGCGGTGGAGGATCCGGGATTCTGGCTGCACCGAATGATCCTGCGACACAACGGCGCCGAACCGATCCCCATCCCGGTGGACGACAACGGCATCGACGTCGGTGCACTGGCCGCCACTGACGCCACCACGGTGCTGACCACCCCGGCCCATCAATCGCCGACGGGGGTGGTGCTCTCGGCCGCCCGTCGGACCGAACTACTGGAATGGGGCCAACCCGGACGGTTGATCATCGAGGACGACTACGACGCCGAGTACCGCTACGACCGGGCGCCAGTGGGTGCACTGCAAGGGGTCGCGCCCGATCGGGTGGTGTACCTCGGGTCGACCAGCAAGACCCTGGCCCCTGGACTGCGCATCGGCTGGATGGTCGTGCCCACCCACCTGATCGAGCGCGTTCGGACCGCGAAAAGCCTTGCCGATACCGGAAGTTCGGTGATGGATCAGATCGCTTTCAGCCAGTTCCTCACCTCCGGCGGCTACGACCGCCACCTGCGTCAGATGCGCCGCCGCTACCCGGCCCGGCGCGAAGCTCTGCTGGCCGCACTGTCGCGCCACCTGCCCCAGGCCGAGGTACTGGGGGCGGCCGCCGGCGTGCATCTGACCGTGCGGTTCCCGCCCGGCTTCCCCATCGACGACCTGACCCGCCGCGCCGCCGAGTTACGCATCCGGCTGGAGCCGCTGGCACCGTGTTACTCCGACCCTTCCAGCGCGCAGCCCGGGCTGATCCTGGGTTACGCCAACCTCACCGAGTCCCAGATCGCCACCGGCGTGGAGATGCTCGGTGAGGCTGCGCACTGA
- a CDS encoding cutinase family protein, whose protein sequence is MNRIGRWLAAVASSAFVAGGCIAAAGQASAESCADVQVVFARGTFEPPGVGGVGDAFVNALQARAGGKSVDVYAVNYPASLDFATAADGVADASNKVRATVAACPDTKIVLGGFSQGAAVTAYLTEDAVPQGFVLPPSISGPLPAEVADHVAAVALFGKPSSGFLQMIYTGAPPITVGSRYTAKTDDLCIPEDPVCSPTGSDNNAHNLYAANGLTDQAADYVVGKLGIKQSDRNVDQTAAHG, encoded by the coding sequence ATGAACCGGATTGGTCGTTGGTTGGCGGCGGTGGCATCGTCGGCGTTCGTGGCGGGTGGGTGCATCGCCGCTGCCGGTCAGGCTTCTGCGGAATCGTGTGCGGACGTGCAGGTTGTCTTCGCGCGGGGCACGTTCGAGCCACCGGGAGTCGGTGGCGTCGGGGACGCGTTCGTGAATGCGCTGCAGGCCAGGGCCGGCGGGAAGTCCGTCGATGTCTACGCGGTGAATTACCCAGCGTCACTTGACTTTGCGACTGCGGCGGACGGCGTCGCCGACGCGAGCAACAAGGTCAGGGCCACGGTGGCTGCGTGCCCCGACACCAAGATCGTGCTGGGCGGTTTCTCGCAGGGTGCTGCAGTGACCGCTTACCTCACCGAGGATGCGGTGCCGCAGGGGTTCGTGTTGCCGCCGAGCATCAGTGGCCCGTTGCCCGCCGAGGTGGCCGACCATGTCGCCGCGGTGGCACTGTTCGGCAAGCCGTCGAGCGGCTTCCTGCAGATGATCTACACCGGCGCACCGCCGATCACGGTCGGTTCCCGGTACACCGCCAAGACGGATGACCTGTGCATCCCGGAGGACCCGGTGTGCTCGCCGACCGGTAGCGATAACAATGCGCACAACTTGTACGCCGCCAACGGGCTGACCGATCAGGCAGCCGATTACGTGGTCGGCAAATTGGGCATCAAGCAGTCGGACCGGAACGTGGATCAGACCGCCGCGCACGGGTGA
- a CDS encoding acyl-ACP desaturase yields MDTQSGVLHELEPVVASNLDRHLSMAREWFPHDYVPWSRGRDFAFMGGEDWQPEDSPLDPVAKVAMTVNLLTEDNLPSYHREIATRFSRDGAWGTWVGQWTAEEGRHSIALRDYLVVTRGVDPVALERLRMAHTVAGYDSGDKTPLAAMAYVSFQELATRVSHRNTGRASGCPIADQLLGRIAADENLHMVFYRNLMAAALDLAPDASMMAIRDEVVNFAMPGLGMADFAQNAITIAKAGIYDLRVHHDDVVQPVLRFWRIFDRTDFGPEGEKAREELAQFLDAVDERARFYEEKRERQRVGAAS; encoded by the coding sequence ATGGACACCCAGAGCGGAGTGCTCCACGAACTGGAACCGGTTGTCGCGAGCAACCTTGACCGTCACCTGTCGATGGCGCGGGAATGGTTTCCACACGACTACGTTCCGTGGAGCAGGGGGCGCGACTTCGCCTTCATGGGCGGAGAAGACTGGCAGCCCGAGGATTCGCCGCTGGACCCTGTCGCCAAGGTGGCCATGACCGTCAACCTGCTGACCGAAGACAACCTGCCGTCTTATCACCGCGAGATAGCCACGCGGTTCTCCCGCGACGGCGCGTGGGGCACCTGGGTCGGGCAGTGGACGGCCGAAGAGGGCCGCCACAGCATCGCTCTGCGCGACTACCTCGTTGTCACGCGCGGTGTGGATCCGGTTGCCCTGGAACGTCTTCGCATGGCACATACGGTCGCCGGATATGACTCGGGCGACAAGACACCGTTGGCGGCGATGGCTTATGTGTCGTTCCAGGAGCTGGCCACCCGGGTATCGCATCGCAACACCGGGCGGGCATCCGGCTGCCCGATCGCCGATCAACTCCTCGGTCGGATCGCCGCCGACGAGAACCTGCACATGGTGTTCTACCGCAATCTCATGGCGGCCGCGCTGGACCTGGCGCCCGATGCCTCGATGATGGCCATCCGCGATGAGGTGGTGAACTTCGCGATGCCCGGGCTCGGAATGGCCGACTTCGCGCAGAACGCGATCACCATCGCCAAGGCGGGCATCTACGACCTGCGTGTCCATCACGACGACGTGGTGCAGCCGGTGCTGCGCTTCTGGCGGATCTTCGATCGAACCGATTTCGGGCCAGAAGGTGAGAAGGCCCGCGAGGAGCTCGCCCAGTTCCTCGACGCGGTCGATGAACGGGCCCGGTTCTACGAGGAAAAGCGCGAGCGCCAGCGCGTCGGGGCCGCCTCGTAG
- a CDS encoding linear amide C-N hydrolase gives MCTRVIWPEAGDAVLVGRNMDFHKDLMTNLWKQPRGVKRDDAVSGRLTWTSKYGSVVASAFDITSVDGMNEAGLAGHILWLAESTYGEPDDSRTQLGQGIWLQYFLDNFATVAEATAWIAETDVQVVQMDDPTGGVRPGLHLALDDATGDSAIIEYVDGKARVYHSKDYTVMTNSPTFDQQLELVKSFTGLGGEQPIPGSTLASDRFARASYYAGRLPKPSSQVEAIASMFSVIRNAAQPFRIPDPGKPDASQTIWQVVLDLTNKRYVYESTTRPNIVWVDLADLDFSEGSPQLKLDLIGELAVQGGIAGNVAHKFEDKGAMTFLSLELLRELEAAAPKGT, from the coding sequence ATGTGCACGCGAGTCATCTGGCCCGAAGCGGGCGATGCGGTTCTGGTCGGCAGGAACATGGACTTCCACAAGGACTTGATGACCAACCTGTGGAAGCAGCCGCGCGGCGTCAAGCGGGACGATGCGGTTTCGGGCAGGCTCACCTGGACCTCGAAGTACGGCAGCGTGGTTGCTTCCGCCTTCGACATCACCTCCGTCGACGGTATGAACGAGGCAGGTCTGGCCGGGCACATCCTGTGGCTGGCCGAATCCACCTACGGTGAACCGGACGATTCACGCACCCAGCTCGGCCAAGGTATCTGGCTGCAGTACTTCCTGGACAACTTCGCGACTGTCGCCGAGGCGACGGCGTGGATCGCGGAGACCGATGTGCAGGTGGTGCAGATGGACGATCCGACCGGCGGCGTCCGCCCCGGACTGCACCTGGCACTCGACGACGCGACCGGGGACTCGGCGATCATCGAGTACGTCGACGGCAAGGCCCGGGTGTACCACTCGAAGGACTACACGGTGATGACGAATTCGCCGACCTTCGATCAGCAGCTGGAGCTGGTGAAGTCGTTCACCGGTCTTGGCGGCGAGCAACCGATCCCCGGCTCCACCCTGGCCAGCGACCGGTTCGCCCGCGCCAGCTACTACGCCGGCCGGCTGCCCAAGCCGTCCAGCCAGGTGGAGGCCATCGCAAGCATGTTCTCGGTGATCCGCAACGCCGCGCAGCCCTTCCGCATCCCCGACCCGGGCAAGCCCGACGCCTCGCAGACCATCTGGCAGGTGGTGCTCGATCTCACCAACAAGCGGTACGTCTACGAGTCCACCACCCGGCCCAACATCGTGTGGGTCGACCTCGCAGATCTCGACTTCTCCGAGGGCAGCCCGCAGCTCAAGCTCGATCTCATCGGCGAGCTCGCAGTGCAGGGCGGCATCGCCGGCAACGTGGCCCACAAATTCGAGGACAAGGGCGCCATGACCTTCCTGTCGCTCGAATTGCTCCGCGAGCTCGAGGCCGCGGCACCGAAGGGCACGTGA
- a CDS encoding MarR family winged helix-turn-helix transcriptional regulator yields the protein MVGMIAGRTAGDMPGLDIAEQRSWQNYLDSALRMYATLNRSLVDAHHLTLNDVRLLDILDKSSTGSARMGDLAERLMSLPSRVTRQIRRLEVQNLVTRCASPDDGRGVVATITEEGRVAVREAMVTYGQGVRSHFLGRLSRPQIAAMGENCRRISVALKNGAPPAHIGRV from the coding sequence ATGGTGGGGATGATTGCGGGGCGCACGGCGGGTGACATGCCGGGCCTGGACATCGCCGAGCAGAGGTCATGGCAAAACTATCTCGACTCGGCGTTGCGAATGTATGCGACCTTGAACCGGTCGTTGGTGGACGCGCATCATCTGACGCTGAATGATGTGCGCCTGCTCGATATCTTGGACAAGTCGTCGACCGGGTCGGCGCGGATGGGTGACTTGGCCGAGCGGCTGATGTCTCTGCCCAGCCGGGTGACCCGGCAGATCCGGCGGCTGGAAGTTCAGAATCTGGTAACCCGGTGTGCCAGTCCGGACGATGGGCGCGGCGTGGTCGCCACGATCACCGAAGAAGGCAGGGTCGCTGTTCGCGAGGCGATGGTGACGTACGGCCAGGGTGTCCGCTCGCACTTCCTCGGCAGGCTCTCGCGTCCGCAGATCGCGGCAATGGGGGAGAACTGTCGCCGGATCAGCGTCGCGCTGAAGAACGGAGCGCCGCCCGCCCACATCGGTCGGGTGTGA
- a CDS encoding NAD(P)H-quinone oxidoreductase, translating into MHAIVASVDGHLTWENVADIEAAKGEILIRVHAAGVNRADLLQAAGKYPPPPGASEVIGLEVSGTVAALGANVTDWSVGQPVCALLAGGGYAEYVAVPAAQVLPLPDGVALSDAAGLPEVASTVWSNLVMTAGLKAGQLVLLHGGASGIGTHATQVAHALGARVAVTAGSADKLALCRELGADITVNYRDEDFVERVRAETSGVGANVILDIMGAAYLDRNVDALATGGRLVIIGMQGGVKAELNIAKLLGKRAGVIATSLRPRPVEGSGSKGEIVRAVLDNVWPMIADGRVRPIIGAELPIQQAQRAHELLASGEVSGKIVLTV; encoded by the coding sequence ATGCATGCAATTGTCGCTTCCGTCGATGGCCATCTGACCTGGGAAAACGTCGCTGATATTGAAGCAGCAAAGGGAGAAATTCTGATCCGGGTTCATGCCGCGGGCGTCAACCGAGCCGATCTGCTGCAGGCGGCGGGCAAGTATCCGCCCCCGCCAGGCGCCAGTGAGGTCATCGGACTGGAGGTGTCAGGCACCGTCGCCGCACTCGGCGCGAATGTTACCGACTGGTCAGTTGGGCAACCGGTATGCGCATTGCTCGCCGGCGGCGGCTACGCCGAATACGTCGCGGTACCCGCCGCCCAGGTGCTGCCATTGCCTGATGGCGTTGCCCTGAGCGACGCCGCAGGACTGCCCGAGGTGGCCTCCACAGTGTGGTCGAACCTCGTGATGACTGCGGGTCTGAAGGCCGGTCAGCTCGTCCTGTTGCACGGCGGCGCCAGCGGCATCGGCACCCACGCCACCCAGGTGGCCCACGCGCTCGGCGCCCGGGTTGCGGTGACGGCGGGCTCCGCCGACAAGCTCGCCCTGTGCCGCGAACTCGGCGCCGATATCACCGTCAACTACCGCGACGAGGACTTCGTAGAACGGGTGCGGGCCGAGACCAGCGGCGTGGGCGCCAACGTGATCCTCGACATCATGGGAGCCGCCTACCTGGACCGCAATGTCGACGCCCTGGCCACCGGCGGACGCCTGGTGATCATCGGCATGCAGGGCGGCGTCAAGGCCGAACTGAACATCGCCAAGCTGCTCGGTAAACGGGCCGGAGTGATCGCCACCTCGCTGCGCCCGCGCCCCGTCGAAGGATCCGGCAGCAAGGGCGAGATCGTGCGGGCTGTGCTCGACAACGTCTGGCCGATGATCGCCGACGGGCGGGTACGGCCGATCATCGGCGCCGAACTGCCCATCCAGCAGGCCCAGCGCGCCCACGAACTGCTCGCGTCCGGCGAGGTATCGGGAAAGATCGTCCTGACGGTTTAG
- a CDS encoding cysteine desulfurase-like protein → MAYDVARVRGLHPSLGDGWVHFDAQNGMLVPDSVATTVSTAFRGSMPTAVGPHPSARRSAAVLTAARQAVADLVNADPRGVVLGADRAQLLTALAEASSSRVGLGYEVVVTRLDDEANIAPWLRAANRYGAKVKWAEVDIETGELPSWQWEGLIDKPTRLVAIASASSTLGTVTDLSEVTKLTHEVGGLVVVDHSAAAPYRLIDINEIDADVVALNAVPWGGPPIGALVFRDPSVIDSLASVSLNPQATGPARLEVGMHQYGLLGGVVASIEYLSNLDDSASGSRRERLAVSMQSAGAYLDRLFEYLVASLRSLPLVMVIGRPESQIPVLSFVVRDIPAERVVQRLADNGILAMSNASSRVLDVIGVNDIGGAVTVGLSHYSTGAEVDQLVRALASLG, encoded by the coding sequence ATGGCATACGACGTCGCCCGGGTGCGGGGCTTGCACCCGTCATTGGGCGATGGGTGGGTCCACTTCGATGCCCAGAACGGCATGCTGGTGCCCGATTCCGTCGCGACGACGGTGTCCACCGCGTTCCGAGGCTCGATGCCCACGGCAGTGGGACCGCATCCATCGGCACGCCGTAGCGCGGCCGTCCTCACCGCTGCCCGCCAAGCTGTCGCCGACCTGGTCAACGCCGATCCGCGGGGCGTGGTGCTCGGCGCGGACCGGGCTCAACTGCTGACCGCGCTGGCCGAGGCGTCCTCGAGTCGGGTCGGGCTCGGCTACGAGGTGGTGGTCACCCGCCTGGATGACGAGGCGAACATCGCGCCCTGGTTGCGGGCTGCGAATCGCTATGGCGCCAAGGTGAAGTGGGCCGAGGTCGACATCGAGACGGGTGAGCTGCCGTCCTGGCAGTGGGAAGGCTTGATCGACAAGCCGACCCGCCTGGTGGCGATCGCTTCGGCGTCGTCCACGCTGGGGACCGTCACCGATCTGAGCGAGGTGACCAAGCTCACGCATGAGGTCGGCGGACTGGTGGTTGTCGACCACTCGGCCGCGGCCCCGTACCGGCTGATCGACATCAACGAGATCGACGCCGACGTCGTCGCCCTCAATGCGGTGCCGTGGGGCGGCCCGCCGATCGGTGCCCTGGTGTTCCGCGACCCGTCGGTGATCGACTCGCTGGCCTCGGTCTCGTTGAATCCCCAGGCGACCGGTCCGGCCCGCCTGGAAGTGGGCATGCACCAGTACGGCCTGCTGGGTGGCGTGGTGGCCAGCATCGAGTACCTGTCGAACCTCGATGATTCGGCCAGCGGCTCGCGCCGCGAACGGCTGGCCGTGTCGATGCAGTCCGCCGGCGCGTATCTGGACCGCCTGTTCGAGTACCTGGTGGCCTCGCTGCGCTCGTTGCCGTTGGTAATGGTGATCGGCAGGCCGGAGTCGCAGATTCCGGTGCTCAGCTTCGTAGTGCGGGACATCCCGGCCGAGCGGGTCGTGCAGCGGTTGGCCGACAACGGCATCCTGGCGATGTCGAATGCCAGCTCGCGAGTGCTCGATGTGATCGGGGTGAACGACATCGGTGGCGCGGTGACAGTGGGGCTGTCGCACTACTCGACGGGCGCCGAGGTCGATCAGCTCGTGCGGGCTCTGGCCTCCCTGGGCTGA